The genomic stretch TTCTGGTGTCATTCCAGGTGTTTGGGGGcagttttggtatttttggggtggtttgggatATTCTGGGAATAATTGTGGCTCTTCCTGGGGTGATTTTTGGTATTTGTGCGTTAACTCTGAGCGTTTTGGGGGTAATTCTGGGTGTCTTTTAGATAACTAAGTATTTTGGGGGTGATTCCAGGTGCTTTAGGGGTAATTCCAGGTACTTTAGGGATAATTTTGGTGTTTTGCGGTGAATTCTGGTGGTTTGAGGTAATTTcttgggtttggggtgttttggtgGGAATTCCAGGTGTTTTCAGGTGATTCTGAGTGGATTTTGGTAAATTCTGGGTGGTCTTAGGGTATTTCctgttggttttggggggtaATTCCAGGTGATTTGGGGTATTTCCAGGCAATTTTGGTgtaattatttgtgttttttgggtAATTCAGGTGGTTTTAGGGTACTTCAGGGTGGTTTGGGGTTAATTTTAGCTGGTTTTGGGGtgacttttctggtttttggtgACATCACATAAGGTAAATTCAAGCCCAGAGCCATCCTGGTGGTTTTTGGGTGCAATTTGGCCGTTTTGGGGTAATTCTGGGTGCTTTTAAGGTAATTTAGGTGGTTGTGGGTTAATTCTGGGTGGTTTGGGGGTGAATTTCTCAAATTTTGGTCCTTCCTCAGGGGGTAAattcctgcccagggctgccctggtggttttggggtgaattttcccatttctgtggTTACTCTGagtgattttggggtgatttttggTCTCTCCCAGGGGGTAAGTACGTGCCCAGGGCCATCCTGGTGGATCTGGAGCCTGGCACGATGGACTCGGTGCGCTCCGGCCCCTTCGGGCAGATCTTCCGGCCCGACAACTTTGTCTTCGGTGAGTGACAACCTGGGACACACTTGGGCACGTGTGAGACACACCTGGGGGCTCCTGGGGACATGTGAGGGCATTGacacacacctggggacatgaAGGACACCTTGAGGTATTTgggacacacctgggcacacttGAGGGACATCAGGGACACTTAAGGACACATGGGAGCATTTAGGACACCCAGAGACACTTCAGACACTCAGGGACACACCTGGCACAGTGGGTGGTGGCCTCAAGGAGTGGCAGGGTCTGAAAGGGGAGATCAGGGTCCCCATGTGTCTCCAAGGTGGGGTTGGAGGACCCAACGGTGGCACAAAGCTCCTCAAGTGTCCCACCAAGGTGGGTTTGAAGGCCCTCAGGTGTCCCCAGAGATAAAGATTGAAGGTCTCCATGTGGGGGTGGAAATCCTTATGTGTCCCCCCAAGGTGGCGTTGAAGGTTCTCAAGTGTCCTCAAAGGTGAAGGTGTCCAAAGAGGGGGTTGAGGGGGTCCCTAAATGTTCACAAGGAGGAGTTGAGGGTCTCCAAATGTCCCCAGGGTGGAGTTGAGGGGTCCCCAAGGGTGGGGTGAAGATcctcaggtgtccccaggtgggGTTGGAGGACCCAAGGGTGGCACAAAGGTCCCCATGGATGGGCTTGGGAGTCCCCATGTTGTCCCCGAGGTATGATTGAAGGCCCCTGAGGCCCCCAAAGGGGCAGGAAGGTCCCTAAGATTGGTCAGAGTTGCCCAAGCTCCTCAGAAATGCTTTGAAGGTCCCCAGGGATGGTCTGAGGGTCCCTGAGGTCATCAAGGGTGGGTTGAGTGTCCCCATAGATGCTTTGCATGTCCCCAAGGGTGCTCTTAGGGTCTTCAGAAGTGGGTCCCAAAGATCCTCAGGGCTGGATCACAGGTCCCCAAGGGTGATTTTGAGGCTTCCCAAGGTGGGCTTGAGGTTCTTGAACTCCCCAAGGATGGTCTGAAGGGTCCCTAAAGGTGGTTTGAAGGTGCCTAGGGTTGGGCTGAAGATCACGAAAGATGATTTTTGATATTTCCAGGGTCTTCAGGGTTGGGTTGAGGGTTCCCAACGTGGTTTGAGGGTCCTCAGAGATAGTTTGAAGGTCCTCAAGGTGGTTTGAAGGTTTCTCAGCAGGGGTAAAGGTTCACAAGGTCCCCAAAAACCCTTTGAAGCTTCCCAGAGGTTGTTTGTGGATCTCCAAAGGTGGTTTAAAGATTCCTTGAACTCAGGGTTTTGAGGGTCTCTCTAAGTGGTTTGCAGGTCCCTGAAGATGAGTTTAGGTGTCCTTAATGGTGGTTTGAGGTCCTCAGAGATCATCTGAAGGTCTCCAAGACCCCTATTCCAACCCTTCCACCCCTTTTCTAGGCCATAGCGACGCCGCCAACACCCAGGCCAGGGATGACTGTATGGGGGGGCTGAACCACGACAGGGGGGTGGGTGGTATCAGAGGTCCCAGAAGTGGTTGGAAAGTCCCCAGGGTTGGGCTGAAGATACCAAAAGATGATTTTTAGATCTCCAGGGTCGTCAGGGTTGGGTTGAGAGTTTCCAGTGTGGTTTGATGGTCCTCAAAGCAGGGGTAGAGGTTTTCAAGGTCCCGAACAGAGGCTTGAAGGTCCCCAAGGTTGGCATGGTTTGGTTGAGGGTCTCCGAAGGTGATTAAAAGGTCCCCAAGGTTCTCAGGAGTGGTTTGAGGATCTCCAAAGGTGGTTTGAAGGTCCCCAGAGGTGTTTTGAAGACTCCAGCCCAAACCTTTCTCCCCCTTTTCCAGGCCAAAGCGGCGCTGGCAACAACTGGGCCAAGGGTCACTACAcggagggagcagagctggtggaCTCAGTGCTGGATGTGGTGCGCAAGGAGGCCGAGAGCTGCGACTGCCTGCAGGGCTTCCAGCTGACCCATTCCCTGGGCGGGGGCACCGGCTCGGGCATGGGCACGCTGCTGATCTCCAAGATCCGTGAGGAGTACCCCGACCGCATCATGAACACCTTCAGCGTGGTGCCGTCGCCCAAGGTGTCGGACACGGTGGTGGAGCCCTACAACGCCACGCTGTCGGTGCACCAGCTGGTGGAGAACACGGATGAGACGTACTGCATCGACAACGAGGCGCTCTACGACATCTGCTTCCGCACCCTCAAGCTGACCACGCCCACCTACGGCGACCTCAACCACCTGGTGTCGGCCACCATGAGCGGTGTCACCACCTGCCTGCGCTTCCCGGGCCAGCTCAACGCGGACCTGCGCAAGCTGGCGGTGAACATGGTGCCCTTCCCACGGCTGCACTTCTTCATGCCGGGTTTTGCCCCTCTGACCAGCCGTGGCAGCCAGCAGTACCGGGCTCTCACCGTGCCCGAGCTCACCCAGCAGGTATTCGACGCCAAGAACATGATGGCGGCCTGTGACCCCCGCCATGGCCGCTACCTCACCGTGGCCGCCGTCTTCCGCGGCCGCATGTCCATGAAGGAGGTGGATGAGCAGATGCTGAATGTGCAGAACAAGAACAGCTCCTACTTCGTGGAGTGGATCCCCAACAACGTGAAGACGGCCGTGTGCGACATCCCGCCGCGTGGCCTCAAGATGGCCGTCACCTTCATCGGGAACAGCACGGCCATCCAGGAGCTCTTCAAGCGCATCTCGGAGCAGTTCACGGCCATGTTCCGGCGCAAGGCCTTCCTGCACTGGTACACGGGGGAGGGCATGGATGAGATGGAGTTCACCGAGGCCGAGAGCAACATGAATGACCTCGTGTCCGAGTACCAGCAGTACCAGGATGCCACggccgaggaggaggaggatttcGGTGAGGAGGCTGAAGAGGAGGCCTGAGGGGCTTCTGCAGAGTCCCTCCCCTTCCCGGTGTGTTGTCCCAGAGAGGCGTCAACCGGTGGGCGGCGCCTTCGGTGTCATTGTCCTTTATCATCATCGTCAGTGTTGGCCTTGGTCAtcggcggcagcagcagcggaGTCCTCACCCGACCTTCAGCATTGTCCTCATGGTTCCCCAGTCTTCATCATCTTTAAAGAGTTTTCAACCTTCAtagtcatcatcatcatcaccgAGTCCGTGGTCTTCGTCATCCTGGAAGAGTCTCCAATCTCGATCATGGTTCAGAGCTCCAAATTTCTGTCATCTTCGTCCTTGAAGAGTTCCCAATCTTCATCAGCATTGAAGAGTCCCCAACTTTCAGTGTTGTCCTCACAGCCCCCATCCTTCATCGTTGTCGTTCTTGAGGAGTCGTCAGCCTTCGTCATCATGGAACAGTCTCCAAACCTGATCATGGTCAGAGCTCCCAACTTCGTCATCACTGAAGAATCGGCAAGGTTCGTCGTTGTCAAGGAGTCTCCAGCCTTCATCATCGTCGAAGAGTCCCCAGAGTTCATCATTGTCCTCCAAGGGTTCTTGGCCTTCATCCACCTCCTCACAGAGCTTCCAGGAGCTCTGAGCCTTTGTTGTGGTCCTTGGAGGGTCTTCAATCTTCATCATCCTCAGCCCTTGGTCTTCATCAGGGCTGGTCAGTTGGCCTTgaccttcatcatcatcattatcatgGAAGAGCTTCAAAGAGCCCCTGGCTTTCGTCATCATGGAGGAATCTTCAAGAGTTTCTAACCTTCACCCTCATCCTGGAAGAGTTGCTGACCTTCATCTTCCTCATCATCATGGAAGAGCTCTTGACTTTCATTATGGTTGGGCCTTGACCTTCATCTTCATCATGGAAGAGCCCTgaccatcatcatcatcataacCACCTCcacccctccccagctgccacctTGGCCTCTTGTCCCCTCCCCCATGCCCCTC from Sylvia atricapilla isolate bSylAtr1 chromosome 31, bSylAtr1.pri, whole genome shotgun sequence encodes the following:
- the LOC136373108 gene encoding tubulin beta chain — translated: MREIVHIQAGQCGNQIGAKFWEVISDEHGIDPTGTYHGDSDLQLDRISVYYNEATGGKYVPRAILVDLEPGTMDSVRSGPFGQIFRPDNFVFGQSGAGNNWAKGHYTEGAELVDSVLDVVRKEAESCDCLQGFQLTHSLGGGTGSGMGTLLISKIREEYPDRIMNTFSVVPSPKVSDTVVEPYNATLSVHQLVENTDETYCIDNEALYDICFRTLKLTTPTYGDLNHLVSATMSGVTTCLRFPGQLNADLRKLAVNMVPFPRLHFFMPGFAPLTSRGSQQYRALTVPELTQQVFDAKNMMAACDPRHGRYLTVAAVFRGRMSMKEVDEQMLNVQNKNSSYFVEWIPNNVKTAVCDIPPRGLKMAVTFIGNSTAIQELFKRISEQFTAMFRRKAFLHWYTGEGMDEMEFTEAESNMNDLVSEYQQYQDATAEEEEDFGEEAEEEA